In Candidatus Woesearchaeota archaeon, a single window of DNA contains:
- a CDS encoding cysteine desulfurase, whose product MRIYLDHAATTQVDPKVVEAMLPFFSEQYGNPSSIHQWGREALQAKENARQIIAAKIHAHSSEIIFTSGGTEADNLAIQGVAYALHKKDKQKNKIITSAIEHPAVLNTCSYLESQGFQVIVLPVNQEGFVHCEQLKNALTEQTCLVSIMHANNEIGTIQPLEKIITICREAEKRTKQRIIVHSDTVQSFTKIPLDVKTLDIDLLSMSGHKIHGPQGIGALFCKTGTPIEPLFYGGHQEKSKRVGTENVPAIVGFGKAVELTNERDNERVEALRNMFIKAILQAVPEAHLNGPKEARFCDRLHNNVNLSFPGIDGESLLFALDMKGIAVSTGSACSSQSLEPSHVLRAIQLPKKYLQSSIRFTLGKENTKEEIEKTVKILQEIILHLTKSF is encoded by the coding sequence ATGCGCATTTACCTTGATCATGCAGCCACAACTCAGGTAGATCCAAAGGTTGTAGAGGCCATGCTCCCTTTTTTTAGTGAGCAATACGGTAATCCTTCATCGATCCATCAATGGGGACGAGAGGCATTGCAGGCAAAGGAAAATGCACGGCAGATTATTGCTGCAAAGATTCACGCACATTCCTCAGAAATAATCTTTACTTCTGGAGGCACTGAAGCTGACAATCTCGCTATTCAGGGAGTTGCCTATGCCCTCCATAAGAAAGATAAACAAAAAAATAAGATTATTACTTCTGCAATTGAACATCCTGCAGTCCTGAATACGTGCAGCTATTTGGAGAGTCAAGGATTTCAGGTCATTGTTTTGCCTGTCAATCAGGAAGGCTTTGTTCATTGTGAGCAATTGAAGAATGCACTTACTGAGCAAACATGCCTTGTCAGTATTATGCATGCAAATAATGAGATAGGTACAATCCAACCATTGGAGAAAATTATTACCATCTGTCGGGAAGCAGAAAAACGAACAAAACAACGTATTATAGTCCATAGTGATACTGTCCAAAGCTTCACCAAGATCCCTCTTGATGTTAAAACTTTGGATATTGATCTGCTCAGCATGAGTGGCCATAAAATACACGGACCTCAGGGAATAGGGGCATTATTCTGTAAAACAGGAACACCGATTGAACCATTATTCTACGGTGGACATCAGGAAAAAAGCAAACGGGTTGGCACAGAAAATGTTCCTGCGATTGTTGGGTTTGGCAAAGCAGTTGAGTTAACAAACGAAAGGGATAATGAGCGAGTAGAGGCATTACGAAACATGTTCATTAAAGCTATCCTACAGGCAGTTCCTGAGGCTCATCTGAATGGTCCAAAAGAAGCACGATTCTGTGATAGGCTCCATAATAATGTAAACCTATCATTTCCGGGAATAGATGGCGAGTCGCTTCTCTTTGCGCTTGATATGAAAGGGATTGCAGTTTCTACTGGCTCTGCCTGCTCTTCTCAAAGTTTGGAACCTAGCCATGTACTCAGAGCAATACAACTTCCCAAGAAGTATCTCCAGAGTTCAATACGATTTACCCTTGGAAAAGAAAACACCAAAGAAGAGATAGAAAAAACCGTAAAGATACTGCAAGAGATTATTCTTCATCTGACGAAGAGTTTTTGA
- a CDS encoding nucleotidyltransferase domain-containing protein, with protein MDKLLKNNTYKILELFIEFPTKDFSARGLARNLKLSHATVIKYIADLEKLGFIKKKEATLYPTYFANTESQKYKFYKRNGLIFKINESGLIEYIQKESLPSSIVLFGSGAKAIFTEKSDIDIFVEAKESKLDVAKYEKKLDRKVNLLFEPNLNNLSKELRNNIINGIVLYGFIKITGS; from the coding sequence ATGGATAAATTACTCAAAAACAACACCTACAAAATACTTGAACTTTTTATAGAATTTCCGACCAAAGACTTTTCAGCTCGAGGTCTTGCCCGAAACTTGAAGCTTAGCCATGCTACTGTAATAAAATACATTGCTGATCTTGAAAAACTAGGCTTTATCAAAAAGAAAGAAGCTACTCTCTACCCCACTTATTTTGCTAATACGGAAAGCCAAAAATACAAATTCTATAAAAGAAATGGGCTTATTTTCAAAATCAACGAATCTGGACTTATTGAGTACATTCAAAAAGAATCCTTACCCTCTTCAATAGTCCTCTTTGGAAGTGGAGCAAAAGCCATTTTTACAGAAAAAAGCGACATTGATATTTTTGTGGAAGCAAAAGAATCAAAACTTGATGTCGCAAAATATGAAAAAAAACTAGACAGAAAAGTTAATCTTCTTTTTGAACCAAACCTGAACAATCTTTCAAAAGAGTTAAGAAACAACATCATCAATGGGATTGTTTTATACGGTTTTATTAAAATCACTGGAAGCTAA
- a CDS encoding TraB/GumN family protein, whose amino-acid sequence MQNTVPYQNLTLIGSSHIARESVKEVKETIEREDPEIIAVELDAKRYYGLLEEEQASKKRSIGFYNIKRVGFKGFIFAVVASWAMRKLGKYVEIDPGTEMLVAIKLAKKKKRKLVLIDQDIEITLRRFSETLTWKERWQMCKDVYTAVIKQKPFIQFDITKVPSEEIIRKLMREVKKKYPNIYHVLVEERNEVMAHQLHRILENNPEKKVLAIVGAGHEEGITSILKRLKSAEKTGTEEKSSIQLVYSTPKVIP is encoded by the coding sequence ATGCAAAATACCGTACCCTATCAGAATCTCACGCTTATTGGATCAAGCCATATTGCACGAGAAAGTGTTAAAGAGGTAAAGGAAACGATTGAAAGAGAAGATCCTGAGATCATCGCAGTAGAGCTTGATGCAAAACGATACTATGGGTTACTCGAAGAAGAACAGGCATCAAAAAAAAGATCAATTGGCTTTTATAATATTAAACGGGTCGGCTTCAAGGGATTCATCTTTGCTGTTGTTGCTTCGTGGGCTATGCGAAAGCTCGGAAAATATGTAGAGATAGATCCAGGAACAGAGATGCTTGTAGCCATCAAACTTGCAAAAAAGAAAAAACGAAAACTCGTCCTTATCGATCAGGATATTGAGATAACTTTACGGAGATTTTCAGAAACTTTAACCTGGAAAGAACGATGGCAGATGTGCAAAGATGTCTATACCGCAGTGATAAAACAAAAGCCCTTTATCCAGTTTGATATTACCAAAGTACCAAGCGAAGAAATCATTCGAAAATTGATGCGCGAGGTTAAGAAAAAGTATCCCAATATATACCATGTCCTTGTTGAAGAGAGAAACGAAGTCATGGCTCACCAACTCCATCGCATCCTTGAAAACAATCCGGAGAAAAAGGTACTTGCCATTGTCGGAGCTGGTCACGAAGAAGGAATAACAAGCATCCTAAAAAGACTGAAATCAGCTGAAAAAACAGGAACTGAAGAAAAGTCAAGCATCCAACTCGTTTACAGTACCCCAAAAGTCATACCATAA
- a CDS encoding DegT/DnrJ/EryC1/StrS family aminotransferase, with protein MLRVFRARREPLDFAQIVGSCTDDGRKAGASWDNVNLADGSNERAQELASYFVDFHKRLLGVPTMEGLLELSASLANYRALELARDTTRKNKVLCSNLSHVSIVRAADSLRLETIVLDVDPTNYQVRDEEIARAISHDGKHIAAIVSTYGTTQLGHVERLAESELVKQLRSEGAWLHVDAAYGGYVGTLSSHIKAKVPDADSITIDPYKFVGKPGVALLLVYKNKAPKTNVEYYVHSPFTVHTTLSAGPVAAWGQTVRDCGDVYGLREIADQCVEIVRRTGAELRRQGISLVHFPEMSIVPVTLDSPEEVDYVHGKLLNEGFSVGKIRIAGRDYEMNGIRMVVTPKVNPDLMYGTASKLVDKIVEAIKTPSP; from the coding sequence ATGTTAAGAGTATTTAGAGCTAGAAGAGAACCACTTGATTTTGCCCAGATAGTGGGTTCTTGCACAGATGATGGAAGGAAAGCAGGAGCTAGTTGGGATAATGTTAATTTAGCTGATGGCTCTAATGAAAGAGCACAAGAATTGGCTAGTTACTTTGTTGATTTTCATAAAAGATTATTGGGAGTTCCTACGATGGAAGGTCTTCTTGAACTATCTGCGAGTTTAGCAAACTATCGGGCATTGGAATTAGCAAGAGATACAACTAGAAAAAATAAAGTTCTTTGTAGTAATTTATCTCATGTTTCAATCGTAAGAGCAGCAGACTCATTAAGATTAGAAACTATTGTTTTGGATGTTGACCCAACTAATTATCAAGTCAGGGATGAAGAGATAGCAAGAGCAATTAGCCATGATGGAAAACATATTGCAGCCATTGTATCAACGTATGGGACTACTCAATTAGGCCATGTGGAAAGATTGGCTGAAAGCGAATTAGTCAAACAATTGAGAAGCGAAGGAGCATGGCTTCATGTTGATGCTGCGTATGGTGGTTATGTGGGGACATTATCAAGCCATATTAAAGCAAAAGTTCCAGATGCAGATTCAATTACGATTGATCCATATAAATTCGTTGGCAAGCCAGGCGTTGCTCTTCTGTTGGTGTATAAAAATAAAGCACCAAAAACAAATGTAGAATATTATGTTCATTCGCCATTTACTGTCCATACGACTTTATCTGCTGGTCCAGTTGCAGCGTGGGGACAAACGGTTAGAGATTGTGGAGATGTATATGGCTTACGAGAAATTGCCGACCAATGTGTAGAAATTGTTAGAAGAACTGGTGCAGAATTACGAAGGCAAGGAATTTCACTTGTTCATTTTCCAGAGATGTCAATAGTTCCAGTTACATTAGATTCTCCTGAAGAAGTTGATTATGTTCATGGAAAGTTATTGAATGAAGGGTTTAGTGTTGGAAAAATTCGTATTGCAGGAAGAGATTATGAAATGAATGGAATAAGAATGGTTGTCACACCAAAAGTTAATCCAGATTTAATGTATGGGACAGCATCAAAATTAGTTGATAAGATTGTAGAAGCAATCAAAACGCCCTCCCCCTAA
- a CDS encoding AAA family ATPase gives MISIVTYNIIALVGLCGAGKTTVADILAKKGYGKIRFGEVTIDEIKKRGLLVNEQNERNVREELREQHGMAAYAILNLPKIQEKLAMSPVCIDGMYSWEEYLFLRESFKKNLVVLAVYTLPSLRVKRLNTRKERPLQAAEMYSRDKAEIENLNKAGPIALADYTLINNGSMQELEDAINVFLDGLDNIKNRDNNERKNDS, from the coding sequence ATGATTTCCATTGTCACATATAACATCATTGCACTTGTTGGTTTGTGTGGAGCAGGTAAAACAACTGTTGCCGATATTCTTGCCAAGAAAGGATATGGAAAGATACGATTCGGAGAGGTTACTATTGATGAGATCAAAAAAAGAGGTTTATTAGTTAATGAACAGAACGAACGTAATGTCCGCGAGGAACTCCGAGAACAACATGGCATGGCTGCCTATGCTATCCTTAACCTTCCAAAAATTCAAGAAAAGCTAGCAATGTCACCGGTGTGCATTGACGGCATGTATAGTTGGGAAGAATATCTCTTTCTGAGGGAGAGTTTCAAAAAGAATCTTGTTGTTCTTGCCGTCTATACTTTACCGTCGTTAAGAGTAAAAAGATTAAACACACGAAAAGAACGTCCTCTGCAGGCTGCTGAGATGTACAGCCGAGACAAGGCAGAGATTGAAAATCTTAATAAAGCCGGCCCTATTGCTCTAGCTGATTATACGCTTATCAATAACGGAAGCATGCAGGAATTGGAAGATGCAATCAATGTTTTTTTAGATGGCCTAGATAACATCAAGAATCGAGATAATAACGAGAGAAAAAATGACAGCTAA
- a CDS encoding transposase: protein MKYSNYFSHQHSEGKSTWHIEWCTKYRYKRFKRTYDKNVCLIALEEAAKKANVVLLEREVQLEHVHVIAEMPLTVAPVDAVQILKSISAKIIFALRPNLRLRVYPEEEVNINKDPYLNKKK from the coding sequence ATGAAATACAGCAACTACTTTAGCCACCAACATTCCGAAGGCAAGAGCACTTGGCACATTGAGTGGTGTACAAAGTACCGTTATAAACGGTTCAAGAGAACGTATGATAAAAATGTTTGCCTCATTGCTCTTGAAGAAGCAGCGAAGAAGGCAAACGTTGTACTTCTGGAGAGGGAAGTACAATTAGAACATGTGCATGTCATTGCCGAGATGCCGTTGACGGTAGCACCGGTCGATGCTGTTCAGATATTGAAAAGCATAAGCGCAAAGATTATTTTTGCACTACGACCTAATCTACGTCTGAGGGTTTACCCCGAGGAGGAGGTCAATATCAATAAGGATCCCTACCTTAATAAGAAGAAATGA
- a CDS encoding cytidine/deoxycytidylate deaminase family protein: MTANETAPAEKKKQRVDWDTYFMNIAEQVASRSTCDRKFVGAVIVRERNILSTGYNGSIRGLPHCDQVGHEMENGHCLRTVHAEANAIIQAARHGININGATLYTTASPCYTCFKLMVNAGIKKICYGEFYRDERSIKIAKELGIELVKVTK; the protein is encoded by the coding sequence ATGACAGCTAACGAAACAGCCCCAGCTGAAAAGAAAAAGCAACGCGTAGACTGGGATACCTATTTTATGAACATAGCAGAGCAGGTTGCCTCTCGCTCAACCTGTGATCGTAAATTTGTTGGCGCAGTTATTGTCAGAGAAAGAAATATCCTTTCCACAGGTTATAATGGCAGTATTCGTGGCTTGCCACACTGTGATCAGGTTGGCCATGAAATGGAAAATGGACATTGTCTGCGCACCGTGCATGCTGAAGCCAATGCAATCATCCAAGCTGCACGCCATGGCATTAATATCAACGGAGCCACCTTATACACAACTGCTTCACCGTGCTATACCTGCTTTAAATTGATGGTAAATGCGGGCATAAAAAAGATATGTTATGGTGAATTCTACCGTGATGAACGAAGCATAAAGATTGCAAAAGAATTAGGCATAGAACTCGTGAAGGTGACAAAATGA